Proteins co-encoded in one Methanobrevibacter gottschalkii DSM 11977 genomic window:
- a CDS encoding 50S ribosomal protein L39e produces the protein MSRNKPLAKKLRMAKANKQNRRIPIWAYAKTNRKLRYRPKPRHWRRNSLKL, from the coding sequence ATGAGTAGAAATAAACCATTAGCTAAAAAATTAAGAATGGCAAAAGCAAACAAACAAAATAGGAGAATTCCAATCTGGGCTTATGCTAAAACTAACCGTAAACTTAGATACAGACCAAAACCTAGACATTGGAGAAGAAACAGTCTTAAATTATAA
- the pfdA gene encoding prefoldin subunit alpha: MEDQQKLNSLLNEINVYRQQADLIQQQIELIRTSMAEVDALFSALDDIEGKESVEAFVPVGAGSFVKGELKSTDEIIVSIGAGLAVKKDADGAREILNGQKKDLTDSLDKMLANLQQCTDIVGSLQAQAEQIAAAAQGKMTQMG; encoded by the coding sequence ATGGAAGATCAGCAAAAACTAAACAGTCTTCTTAACGAAATTAATGTATACAGACAACAAGCTGATTTAATTCAACAACAAATTGAATTAATCAGAACTTCTATGGCTGAAGTGGATGCATTATTCTCTGCTTTGGATGATATCGAAGGTAAAGAATCTGTCGAAGCTTTTGTACCTGTTGGTGCTGGTTCATTCGTTAAAGGAGAACTTAAAAGTACTGATGAAATTATTGTAAGTATTGGAGCAGGACTTGCTGTTAAAAAAGATGCTGATGGCGCTCGTGAAATTTTAAACGGGCAAAAAAAAGACTTAACTGATAGCTTAGACAAAATGTTAGCTAACTTGCAGCAATGCACAGACATTGTAGGCAGTCTTCAGGCTCAAGCTGAACAAATTGCAGCAGCGGCTCAAGGAAAAATGACCCAAATGGGATAA
- a CDS encoding 50S ribosomal protein L31e, protein MERVYTIPLRNVKEIKRTIRAPRAIREVKNFLTKHMKAEEVKIDESINHAIWKRGIQKIPSKITVKAVKDDDGVVTATLAE, encoded by the coding sequence ATGGAAAGAGTTTACACAATTCCACTTAGAAATGTTAAAGAAATTAAAAGAACTATCAGAGCTCCTAGAGCTATTAGAGAAGTTAAAAATTTCTTAACTAAACACATGAAAGCTGAAGAAGTCAAAATTGATGAATCTATCAATCATGCTATTTGGAAAAGAGGTATCCAAAAAATACCTTCTAAAATTACTGTAAAAGCAGTTAAAGATGATGATGGTGTTGTAACAGCTACTTTAGCAGAATAG
- a CDS encoding translation initiation factor IF-6 — MLKRVDIVGNPNIGVFILATDEYAIVPYNLLDEKADIIKETLDVDVVKSSISGCSLIGSLAVANSNGMVVSPHVLDREIKQFEDLGINVATVPGQYTALGNIIAANDKGALASPFLSEKAINIIEETLDVNVESTSMVGSDIIGSMIQVTNKGFLISSNAVKSEISFAQEVFGVEGDIGTVGKGISLVGACSIANSKGAIVAKDSTGPEMARVEEALGFLDDDF; from the coding sequence ATGTTAAAAAGAGTAGATATCGTTGGAAATCCAAATATTGGTGTATTTATTCTGGCAACTGATGAGTATGCTATTGTTCCTTATAATCTTTTAGATGAAAAAGCCGATATTATTAAGGAAACATTGGATGTTGATGTTGTTAAATCCTCAATTTCTGGATGTAGTCTTATCGGATCTTTAGCTGTAGCTAATTCAAACGGAATGGTTGTTTCACCACATGTTTTAGATAGGGAAATTAAACAGTTTGAAGATTTAGGTATTAATGTAGCTACTGTTCCCGGTCAATATACTGCATTAGGCAATATCATTGCAGCAAATGATAAGGGAGCTCTTGCAAGTCCATTTTTATCTGAAAAAGCAATTAACATTATCGAAGAAACTTTGGATGTAAATGTTGAATCCACTTCTATGGTTGGAAGTGACATTATTGGATCCATGATTCAAGTTACAAATAAAGGATTTTTAATAAGTTCTAATGCTGTTAAATCTGAAATTAGTTTTGCTCAAGAAGTATTTGGTGTAGAAGGGGATATTGGTACTGTTGGAAAAGGTATTTCTTTAGTGGGTGCTTGTTCCATTGCTAATTCAAAAGGAGCAATTGTTGCTAAAGATAGTACTGGTCCTGAAATGGCTAGAGTTGAAGAAGCATTAGGCTTTTTAGATGATGATTTTTAA
- the rpl18a gene encoding 50S ribosomal protein L18Ae — translation MITKIYRVKGTFVMGDEYHKFTKEFKATCEADIEEKIYERFGSKHRINRNQISISEIVEIAPEDVVDPIVKDIL, via the coding sequence ATGATAACAAAAATTTACAGAGTTAAAGGTACTTTTGTAATGGGTGATGAATATCATAAATTTACTAAAGAATTCAAAGCTACTTGTGAAGCGGATATCGAAGAAAAAATATACGAACGTTTCGGAAGTAAACACAGAATTAACAGGAACCAAATTTCTATTTCAGAAATCGTAGAAATTGCTCCTGAAGATGTTGTTGACCCTATTGTAAAAGACATTTTATAG